One segment of Drosophila mauritiana strain mau12 chromosome 3R, ASM438214v1, whole genome shotgun sequence DNA contains the following:
- the LOC117143411 gene encoding NADP-dependent malic enzyme isoform X2, translating into MFSRPSLCGTVGKLCRCGTSATGKTAVAAATVPTARHYHEVVGDIICPSQVRGIDHIRDPRLNKGLAFTLEERQTLGIHGLQPARFKTQEEQLQLCKIAVNRYTEPLNKYLYLSDLYDRNERLFFRFLSENIEDLMPIVYTPTVGLACQRFGLIYRRPHGLFITYNDRGHIFDVMKNWPEPNVRAICVTDGERILGLGDLGACGMGIPVGKLALYTALAGIKPHQCLPIVVDVGTNNIDLLEDPLYVGLRQKRVVGREYDDFIDEFMEAVVQRYGQNTLIQFEDFGNHNAFRFLDKYRNTYCTFNDDIQGTASVAVAGLYASKRITGKSFKDYTFLFAGAGEAAIGIADLTVKAMVQDGVPIEEAYNRIYMVDIDGLLTKSRKVGNLDGHKIHYAKDINPMSDLAEIVSTIKPSVLIGASAAAGIFTPEILRTMADNNERPVVFALSNPTSKAECTAEDAYKHTDARVIFSSGSPFPPVQIGEKTFYPGQGNNAYIFPGVGLGVICTGTHHIPDEMFLIAAQELANFVEPSDIERGSLYPPLSSIRNVSMNIAVGVTKCAYDRGLASTYPEPQDKRKWLENQLYNFNYESSMPASWVWPRMPYIKTREESPLIAAIK; encoded by the exons ATGTTCTCACGACCCAG CTTATGTGGAACTGTGGGCAAATTGTGCCGATGCGGCACTTCAGCAACAGGAAAGACTGctgtggcagcagcaacagttcCCACCGCTCGGCACTATCATGAGGTGGTGGGCGATATCATCTGCCCGTCTCAGGTGCGCGGCATAGATCACATCCGTGATCCGCGACTCAACAAG GGCCTGGCCTTTACGCTGGAGGAGCGCCAAACTCTGGGCATCCATGGATTGCAGCCAGCGCGTTTCAAGACGCAagaggagcagctgcagctctGCAAGATCGCCGTTAACCGCTACACGGAGCCGCTGAacaagtatctgtatctgagcGATCTGTACGATCGCAATGAGCGTCTGTTCTTCCGCTTCCTGTCGGAGAACATCGAGGATCTAATGCCTATTGTGTACACGCCGACAGTGGGCTTGGCTTGTCAGCGCTTTGGCCTGATCTACAGACGTCCTCATGGTCTGTTCATCACCTACAACGATCGCGGACACATCTTTGATGTGATGAAGAACTGGCCGGAGCCGAATGTGCGTGCTATCTGTGTGACGGATGGCGAGCGCATCCTGGGACTGGGAGATTTGGGAGCCTGCGGCATGGGCATTCCCGTGGGCAAGCTGGCATTGTACACGGCTCTGGCCGGAATCAAGCCCCATCAGTGCCTGCCCATTGTGGTGGATGTGGGCACCAACAACATCGATCTGCTGGAGGATCCCCTGTACGTGGGTCTGCGTCAGAAGCGAGTGGTTGGTCGGGAGTACGACGACTTCATTGACGAGTTCATGGAGGCCGTGGTGCAGCGCTATGGCCAGAACACGCTGATCCAGTTCGAGGACTTTGGCAACCACAATGCATTTAGGTTCCTGGACAAGTACCGCAACACCTACTGCACCTTCAACGACGACATCCAGGGCACCGCCTCCGTGGCCGTTGCTGGACTCTATGCCTCCAAGCGTATTACGGGCAAGTCCTTCAAGGACTACACCTTCCTGTTTGCAGGAGCCGGTGAGGCCGCCATCGGCATCGCCGATCTCACGGTAAAGGCCATGGTGCAGGATGGTGTGCCCATCGAGGAGGCCTACAACAGAATTTACATGGTCGATATCGATGGACTGCTGACCAAGAGCCGCAAGGTGGGCAACCTGGATGGCCACAAAATCCACTACGCCAAGGACATCAATCCGATGTCAGATCTCGCCGAGATTGTCTCCACCATCAAGCCCAGT GTTCTCATTGGTGCCTCGGCTGCCGCCGGCATTTTCACACCTGAGATCCTGCGCACCATGGCGGATAACAATGAGAGGCCCGTGGTGTTCGCCTTGTCCAATCCCACCAGCAAGGCAGAATGCACTGCCGAGGATGCTTACAAGCACACGGAT GCTCGCGTGATCTTCTCGTCGGGCTCTCCCTTCCCACCGGTCCAGATTGGTGAAAAGACCTTCTACCCGGGCCAGGGCAACAACGCCTACATCTTCCCAGGCGTTGGCTTGGGCGTCATCTGCACGGGTACTCACCACATACCCGACGAAATGTTCCTCATCGCCGCCCAGGAGTTGGCCAACTTCGTGGAGCCCAGCGACATTGAGCGCGGATCGCTGTATCCTCCGCTATCGAGCATCCGCAACGTGTCCATGAACATTGCCGTTGGCGTGACCAAATGTGCCTACGATAGAG GCTTAGCATCCACCTACCCGGAGCCACAGGACAAGCGCAAGTGGCTGGAGAACCAGCTGTACAACTTCAACTACGAGAGCTCGATGCCCGCTTCCTGGGTTTGGCCGCGGATGCCCTACATTAAGACTC GCGAAGAAAGCCCGCTCATTGCCGCCatcaaataa
- the LOC117143411 gene encoding NADP-dependent malic enzyme isoform X1, with the protein MFSRPSLCGTVGKLCRCGTSATGKTAVAAATVPTARHYHEVVGDIICPSQVRGIDHIRDPRLNKGLAFTLEERQTLGIHGLQPARFKTQEEQLQLCKIAVNRYTEPLNKYLYLSDLYDRNERLFFRFLSENIEDLMPIVYTPTVGLACQRFGLIYRRPHGLFITYNDRGHIFDVMKNWPEPNVRAICVTDGERILGLGDLGACGMGIPVGKLALYTALAGIKPHQCLPIVVDVGTNNIDLLEDPLYVGLRQKRVVGREYDDFIDEFMEAVVQRYGQNTLIQFEDFGNHNAFRFLDKYRNTYCTFNDDIQGTASVAVAGLYASKRITGKSFKDYTFLFAGAGEAAIGIADLTVKAMVQDGVPIEEAYNRIYMVDIDGLLTKSRKVGNLDGHKIHYAKDINPMSDLAEIVSTIKPSVLIGASAAAGIFTPEILRTMADNNERPVVFALSNPTSKAECTAEDAYKHTDARVIFSSGSPFPPVQIGEKTFYPGQGNNAYIFPGVGLGVICTGTHHIPDEMFLIAAQELANFVEPSDIERGSLYPPLSSIRNVSMNIAVGVTKCAYDRGLASTYPEPQDKRKWLENQLYNFNYESSMPASWVWPRMPYIKTRDLVPTKLYGKQKSEEVM; encoded by the exons ATGTTCTCACGACCCAG CTTATGTGGAACTGTGGGCAAATTGTGCCGATGCGGCACTTCAGCAACAGGAAAGACTGctgtggcagcagcaacagttcCCACCGCTCGGCACTATCATGAGGTGGTGGGCGATATCATCTGCCCGTCTCAGGTGCGCGGCATAGATCACATCCGTGATCCGCGACTCAACAAG GGCCTGGCCTTTACGCTGGAGGAGCGCCAAACTCTGGGCATCCATGGATTGCAGCCAGCGCGTTTCAAGACGCAagaggagcagctgcagctctGCAAGATCGCCGTTAACCGCTACACGGAGCCGCTGAacaagtatctgtatctgagcGATCTGTACGATCGCAATGAGCGTCTGTTCTTCCGCTTCCTGTCGGAGAACATCGAGGATCTAATGCCTATTGTGTACACGCCGACAGTGGGCTTGGCTTGTCAGCGCTTTGGCCTGATCTACAGACGTCCTCATGGTCTGTTCATCACCTACAACGATCGCGGACACATCTTTGATGTGATGAAGAACTGGCCGGAGCCGAATGTGCGTGCTATCTGTGTGACGGATGGCGAGCGCATCCTGGGACTGGGAGATTTGGGAGCCTGCGGCATGGGCATTCCCGTGGGCAAGCTGGCATTGTACACGGCTCTGGCCGGAATCAAGCCCCATCAGTGCCTGCCCATTGTGGTGGATGTGGGCACCAACAACATCGATCTGCTGGAGGATCCCCTGTACGTGGGTCTGCGTCAGAAGCGAGTGGTTGGTCGGGAGTACGACGACTTCATTGACGAGTTCATGGAGGCCGTGGTGCAGCGCTATGGCCAGAACACGCTGATCCAGTTCGAGGACTTTGGCAACCACAATGCATTTAGGTTCCTGGACAAGTACCGCAACACCTACTGCACCTTCAACGACGACATCCAGGGCACCGCCTCCGTGGCCGTTGCTGGACTCTATGCCTCCAAGCGTATTACGGGCAAGTCCTTCAAGGACTACACCTTCCTGTTTGCAGGAGCCGGTGAGGCCGCCATCGGCATCGCCGATCTCACGGTAAAGGCCATGGTGCAGGATGGTGTGCCCATCGAGGAGGCCTACAACAGAATTTACATGGTCGATATCGATGGACTGCTGACCAAGAGCCGCAAGGTGGGCAACCTGGATGGCCACAAAATCCACTACGCCAAGGACATCAATCCGATGTCAGATCTCGCCGAGATTGTCTCCACCATCAAGCCCAGT GTTCTCATTGGTGCCTCGGCTGCCGCCGGCATTTTCACACCTGAGATCCTGCGCACCATGGCGGATAACAATGAGAGGCCCGTGGTGTTCGCCTTGTCCAATCCCACCAGCAAGGCAGAATGCACTGCCGAGGATGCTTACAAGCACACGGAT GCTCGCGTGATCTTCTCGTCGGGCTCTCCCTTCCCACCGGTCCAGATTGGTGAAAAGACCTTCTACCCGGGCCAGGGCAACAACGCCTACATCTTCCCAGGCGTTGGCTTGGGCGTCATCTGCACGGGTACTCACCACATACCCGACGAAATGTTCCTCATCGCCGCCCAGGAGTTGGCCAACTTCGTGGAGCCCAGCGACATTGAGCGCGGATCGCTGTATCCTCCGCTATCGAGCATCCGCAACGTGTCCATGAACATTGCCGTTGGCGTGACCAAATGTGCCTACGATAGAG GCTTAGCATCCACCTACCCGGAGCCACAGGACAAGCGCAAGTGGCTGGAGAACCAGCTGTACAACTTCAACTACGAGAGCTCGATGCCCGCTTCCTGGGTTTGGCCGCGGATGCCCTACATTAAGACTCGTGATTTAGTCCCCACAAAGCTCTATGGAAAACAAA